The Pseudofrankia sp. DC12 region GCCTGGAACGCGAGCCTTCTCGCGGCGTTCGGGTTTGTCGTGGTGATCTCGGTGGCGATGGCGTTGCTGCCGGCGCTGGGGCATTTCCCGCTGAACGAGGCCCAGTACGGCAAGCACGCGACCGAGACCCCGCAGCCGCTGCTCGGACCGGACGGCAAGATCGTCTATCCGGGGTTCCCCGCGGATGTGCTGTTCAAGTTCCGGCTCTACTCGGTGATCGCCCAGATGATTATGTGGGCGACGATCGGCCTCGCGTTCGGCGCGCTGGCCGAGCGGGCCGCCGCGAAGGCGAAGGCCCCCGCGGCGGCTCGTCCGGCGGCAGCCGTCGCGTCGCCGTCCCCGGCGGCCTGACCGTCACCCACCCACCCACCCAGCCATCCCGGCCGGGCCCGGCGGGCCGCCTCACCGCGGCCTGCCGGGCTCGCGTCGCCGCGCGGACCGCCCCCTGTTTCCGCGCGGACCACCCTTTGCTGTAGCACTTGGTTCGTGCAGCCTCTCTCGGTCGTCATCGTTCACCGCAACCAGCCGGAGCGCCTCGTCGACACGATCGACGCGTTCCGCGCGCAGGACCTTCCTGTCGCGATCACGATCGTCGACAACGGATCCACCGTCATGCCGCCGGTCGAGGCAGCCGACGTCGCCGTCGTGCTGACCGGCGGGAACCACGGTTTCGGGCCGGCCGCCAACGTCGGCTACCGCAAGTTCCTCGCCGACCAGGACGCCGGGGAATGGGTGGTGCTCGCGCCGCACGACGCGCTGCCCGAGCCCACCTGCCTGAGCCACATGCTGCGCGTGCTCGCCGGGCAGCCACGGGCGGGCCTGGCCTGCGCCGACGTCGGCGACGGGACGACGCCCGTCGTCGACCCCTACTTCGGCGGGATCCTCGTGCCCGCGAGCGTCGACTCCGGATGGGAGAAGGCCGGCCATCCGCACGGCACGCTGATGTTCGCGCGACGGGCCTGCCTCGACGAGGTCGGGATCTTCGACGAGCGCTACTTCGCCTACTGCGAGGAGGCCGACCTCGCGCTGCGGGCCCGGGACGCGGGCTGGGAGTCCGGGCTCGTCCGCGGCGCCATGGTGAAGAACGCCTACGTCGGCTCGACCGCCGCGGTGATCGACTACCTGCAGCTGCGGAACACGCTGCTGCTCGTGCGGGAGCACTCCGGGCGCTACCACGTGTTCATCCGGTTCTGCATCGCGCTGATCGACCTCGCCACGGGCGCGGTCCTGCCGGCCCGGCGCGGCCCGTACTGGAACGTCCGGGCCCGGCTGCGGGCGCTGGCCGACTTCCTGCGCGGCCGCTACGGCCCGCCGCCTGCGGACCTGCTCGTCCAGCGGTGACGCCGCCCGCCTGCCGCCCCGCGCCGCACGGCTGGCCGGGGCGACAGGCGGCTTGGGGTGCGGCTGTGTCGTGGTCCTTGCGGCGCCATCATGGCCTGGTGGCGGGTGACGACGAAGCAGGCGTACCTGGGCGGCCGGTGCTGACGGGCGAGCAGGCCACGCGGTGGGAGACGGTGCTGAGCACGATCGCCGGCCTGCTGCCCGCCGGCGGGGGCCGGGTGCTGATGGACGGCGTCGACGACGGTGGCCTGGCCGGCAGGTTCGCGGACGGGCTCGCCGCCGGCGTGCGCCAGGTGGGCCGAGAG contains the following coding sequences:
- a CDS encoding glycosyltransferase → MQPLSVVIVHRNQPERLVDTIDAFRAQDLPVAITIVDNGSTVMPPVEAADVAVVLTGGNHGFGPAANVGYRKFLADQDAGEWVVLAPHDALPEPTCLSHMLRVLAGQPRAGLACADVGDGTTPVVDPYFGGILVPASVDSGWEKAGHPHGTLMFARRACLDEVGIFDERYFAYCEEADLALRARDAGWESGLVRGAMVKNAYVGSTAAVIDYLQLRNTLLLVREHSGRYHVFIRFCIALIDLATGAVLPARRGPYWNVRARLRALADFLRGRYGPPPADLLVQR